The following proteins are encoded in a genomic region of Colletotrichum higginsianum IMI 349063 chromosome 9, whole genome shotgun sequence:
- a CDS encoding Immunoglobulin I-set domain-containing protein, with the protein MFEKDIVTFSPLEGQEGSGESLNLVGATILVDESDPIGIHIAAQNLAEDFGRVTRSDASRVVVFTKDDQNDAVSGTLTDAAAVIIGCVQSSRLIQRLEKEGKLEAGKIHGKWESFTTVLVDQPLPGIEKALVIAGSDKRGTIFGAYTLSEQIGVSPWYYWADVPPKSHKDIFALRGQTYHGEPSVRFRGLFINDEAPALTGWARANFGGYNSDFYKKVFELLLRLKANFLWPAMWPGYPNPGASFFTDDPENAQAAEDYGIAVSTSHHEPMQRLSNEWFAENPDGSWDWLANKDKITRFFEEGVERAKGRESYFTLGMRGEYDRKMKTDDPAAVVRDVIKTQRALFKKIHGTEDAVPQLLALYKEVQEQYEGGNLDVPDDVTLLFADDNFGSIRRLPTGAERDRKGGAGIYYHFEYVGVPRSYKWINSNSLGKTWHQLQEAHRRNAKQVWVFNVGDIKPMEVPFTFAMTLAWDINSIKADKFARFYKTMAEVNFGKGQADAIASVWQKYDRIAALRRHEHIEPTTFSLVHHNEAEEVVGRWESLLELAEDIYSQASEEQKAAVFETVLHPVKASTIFTKLQVALGRNRLYARQRRNTANRLARQVLDLFDADYSLSEEFHELLGGKWDQIMRQTHYGYEDTWHAPYRDMISGLSYVQRRQHSNPVMGQMGVAVEGHEGVRPGRTNEESDRTHPSRRDLVPGVTLGQMSRYGPSKRWFNVYTRGPEVVHWKASVPHAWLQLSVTAGTLDPDGDDARVEVTVDWHQVPEDFSEEVLVDIRSEEGAFEQVHLPITGRRVPESFRAGFVETDGYVSIPAAHQAPSGFRVLPECGRAPSGAVTVASADTAAPPQLAHKFYVFSETAKPVLLLYFNMTLDLDPTDPMTYELQVDGGPAQTHQLLPNTTDLPDGWFYAVQDCAWLRNHDLGERGLKPGEHDVKVTLRHSNLILEKLVVDLGGVKESYLGPPPSFYVPEV; encoded by the exons ATGTTCGAGAAGGACATTGTTACGTTCTCCCCGCtggagggccaggaggggAGCGGGGAGTCCCTCAACCTGGTTGGCGCAACCATCTTGGTGGACGAGTCGGACCCGATCGGCATCCACATTGCGGCACAGAACCTTGCCGAGGACTTTGGCCGCGTGACCCGGTCTGATGCAAGCCGCGTTGTGGTCTTCACGAAGGACGACCAGAACGATGCCGTCTCGGGGACGCTCAcggatgccgccgccgtcatcatcggaTGCGTTCAATCGAGTCGGCTCATACAGAggctggagaaggagggaaagcTGGAGGCTGGAAAGATCCACGGGAAATGGGAGTCTTTCACCACCGTCTTGGTCGACCAACCCCTGCCGGGCATCGAGAAAGCCCTCGTCATTGCCGGAAGCGACAAACGCGGAACGATATTCGGGGCTTACACATTGTCCGAGCAGATTGGAGTCTCACC CTGGTACTACTGGGCCGACGTACCGCCAAAGTCCCACAAGGACATCTTTGCACTGAGAGGGCAGACTTATCATGGCGAGCCAAGCGTTCGCTTCCGCGGTCTCTTCATCAACGACGAAGCCCCGGCCCTGACGGGTTGGGCCAGGGCAAACTTTGGAGGCTACAACTCGGACTTCTACAAGAAAGTGTTTGAGCTGTTGTTGCGGCTAAAG GCCAACTTCTTGTGGCCGGCCATGTGGCCTGGCTACCCCAACCCCGGCGCGTCTTTCTTCACCGACGACCCCGAGAACGCTCAAGCCGCCGAGGACTACGGCATCGCCGTGTCCACGTCGCACCACGAGCCCATGCAGCGGTTGTCCAACGAGTGGTTCGCCGAGAACCCGGACGGCAGCTGGGACTGGCTCGCAAACAAGGACAAGATCACGCGGTTCTTCGAAGAGGGCGTCGAGAGGGCCAAGGGCCGCGAGTCCTACTTCACGCTGGGCATGCGCGGAGAGTACGACcggaagatgaagacggaCGACCCTGCTGCGGTGGTGCGCGACGTGATCAAGACCCAACGGGCCTTGTTCAAGAAGATCCACGGAACCGAAGACGCCGTGCCTC AGCTCCTGGCGTTGTACAAGGAGGTCCAAGAGCAATACGAAGGGGGGAATCTCGACGTCCCGGATGATGTTACTCTGCTCTTTGCCGACGACAATTTCGGCAGTATCAGACGTCTCCCAACTggggcagagagagacagaaaagGAGGGGCGGGG ATATACTACCACTTCGAGTACGTCGGGGTTCCTCGCAGCTACAAATGGATCAACAGCAACTCCCTG GGGAAAACGTGGCATCAGCTACAAGAAGCCCACAGACGCAATGCAAAGCAGGTCTGGGTCTTCAACGTGGGAGACatcaagccgatggaagtcCCCTTCACGTTCGCAATGACGCTGGCCTGGGACATCAACTCGATCAAGGCGGACAAATTCGCCAGGTTCTACAAGACCATGGCAGAAGTCAACTTTGGAAAGGGCCAAGCAGACGCCATCGCCTCGGTCTGGCAAAAGTACGACCGTATCGCCGCCCTGAGGAGGCACGAACACATCGAACCGACGACCTTCTCTCTCGTCCACCACaacgaagccgaggaggtcgtcggccGCTGGGAATCCCTGCTCGAGTTGGCCGAGGACATATACAGTCAGGCGTCGGAGGAGCAAAAGGCCGCGGTGTTCGAGACGGTGCTGCACCCGGTCAAGGCCTCGACCATTTTCACAAAGCTCCAGGTAGCCCTCGGCCGGAACCGGCTCTACGCCCGCCAGCGGCGCAACACGGCCAACAGGCTCGCCCGCCAGGTtctcgacctcttcgacgCCGACTACAGCCTCTCCGAGGAGTTCCACGAGCTGCTGGGCGGCAAATGGGACCAGATCATGCGGCAGACGCACTACGGCTACGAGGACACCTGGCATGCGCCGTACCGCGACATGATCAGCGGCCTGAGCTACGTCCAGCGCAGGCAGCATTCCAACCCGGTCATGGGCCAGATGGGCGTTGCGGTCGAGGGTCACGAGGGTGTCCGGCCCGGTAGGACGAACGAGGAGTCGGACCGGACGCATCCCAGCCGACGCGACCTGGTTCCGGGGGTCACGTTGGGGCAGATGAGCCGCTACGGACCCTCCAAGAGGTGGTTCAATGTTTACACCAGAGGACCCGAGGTCGTCCACTGGAAGGCATCGGTCCCGCATGCTTGGCTTCAGTTGTCCGTCACGGCTGGCACCCTCGACCCCGATGGGGACGATGCTCGCGTCGAGGTCACGGTCGACTGGCACCAGGTTCCTGAGGACTTTAGCGAGGAAGTGCTTGTCGATATCAGGTCTGAAGAGGGTGCCTTCGAACAAGTCCACCTTCCAATCACCGGCAGACGCGTCCCCGAATCCTTCCGggccggcttcgtcgagaCGGACGGATACGTCTCGATTCCAGCGGCTCATCAGGCTCCCTCGGGCTTCAGAGTCCTCCCCGAGTGCGGAAGGGCTCCATCGGGCGCAGTCACCGTTGCATCGGCCGATACCGCAGCTCCACCGCAGCTCGCACACAAGTTCTACGTCTTCTCCGAGACCGCGAAGCCGGTCTTGCTGCTGTACTTCAACATGACTCTTGACCTCGACCCAACGGACCCCATGACCTATGAGCTCCAAGTCGATGGCGGACCTGCTCAGACGCATCAGTTGCTGCCAAATACCACTGATCTGCCCGACGGTTGGTTCTATGCTGTTCAAGATTGCGCCTGGCTCCGGAACCATGACCTGGGCGAGCGTGGTCTCAAGCCTGGAGAGCACGATGTGAAGGTGACGCTTAGACATTCGAATTTGATTCTGGAGAAACTTGTagtcgatctcggcggcgtgaAGGAGAGCTACCTTGGGCCGCCTCCCAGTTTTTACGTTCCTGAAGTCTAG
- a CDS encoding Myo-inositol transporter, whose amino-acid sequence MSRTSPDSDNKFTSRDASLDKMKLEGATSHVEQSDPSSNREFDDSIEDTEPSRAVWLITFTVAMGGFLFGYDTGVISAVLVSLKDDLGHELDSHEQELITSITSGGALLGALIAGLPADRYGRKLGIYLGCLLFLIGTIIQAAAFSVAQMTVGRLVVGLGVGSAAMIIPLYIGELAPAKHRGRMIAFDNMSVTFGQLVSYALGAGFTEVPHGWRYMVAVGGVPPIVLAFLLPKCPESPRQLISHGKLEEAARVIKRVYPHATEEQVAAKVGHMAYTVEVEAQVTSGSLWDRFKELHVVPSNFRALVCACAIMAISQLGGFNTLMYYSATLFGLVGFNKPVAVSIVVGATNFVFSLVNLFVIDRVGRRRILLITVAGMVSPVPPVPSVLIHNSTVQLLTTPVFDQSASMVVAAVAFHWIPVSPDLKLQTASVNWAGILVLVTIIVYVACFAGGVATIAWVGTELLPLEVRALGTMMNTVVCWGCNIIIASTFLSMMKGMTPSGAFGFYAGICFFGWIFCIFCYPEANGLPLEDVRQIFATGFGVKKANELQRLRKMTGGSA is encoded by the exons ATGTCTCGAACCTCGCCCGACTCTGATAACAAGTTCACGTCGAGGGACGCGTCTCTCGACAAGATGAAGCTGGAAGGGGCCACGTCCCACGTCGAACAGAGCGACCCGAGCAGCAACCGCGAGTTTGACGACTCCATCGAGGACACCGAGCCTTCTAGGGCCGTGTGGCTCATCACCTTCACCGTGGCAATGGGCGGGTTCTTGTTCG GCTACGACACGGGCGTCATCTCGGCAGTCCTGGTCAGCCTGAAAGACGACCTGGGCCACGAGCTCGACTCCCACGAGCAGGAGCTCATCACGTCCATCACCTCGGGCGGCGCGCTGCTCGGTGCGCTGATCGCTGGCTTGCCCGCCGACAGATACGGGCGGAAGCTGGGAATCTACCTCGGGTGCCTGctcttcctcatcggcaCCATCAtccaggcggcggccttctccgTCGCCCAGATGACCGTCGGGCGCCTCGTTGTCGGCCTGGGAGTCGGTTCCGCCGCCATGATTATC CCCCTATACATCGGAGAACTCGCCCCGGCCAAGCACCGCGGCCGCATGATCGCGTTCGACAACATGAGCGTCACTTTTGGCCAGCTCGTCTCGTACGCCCTGGGCGCCGGCTTCACCGAGGTCCCCCACGGATGGCGCTACatggtcgccgtcggcggcgtgccCCCCATCGTCCTCGCGTTCCTCCTGCCCAAGTGCCCCGAGTCCCCGCGGCAGCTCATCTCCCACggcaagctcgaggaggccgcgcGCGTCATCAAGAGGGTGTACCCGCACGCCACcgaggagcaggtcgccgccAAGGTAGGCCACATGGCGTacaccgtcgaggtcgaagcaCAGGTCACCTCGGGATCGCTGTGGGATCGCTTCAAGGAGCTGCACGTCGTGCCGTCCAACTTCCGGGCTCTGGTCTGCGCCTGCGCCATCATGGCTA TCTCCCAACTGGGCGGCTTCAACACGTTGATGTACTACTCGGCGACCCTATTTGGTCTCGTCGGCTTCAACAAGCCCGTTGCCgtctccatcgtcgtcggcgcaACCAACTTTGTCTTCTCGCTCGTCAACCTGTTCGTCATCGACAGGGTTGGTAGGAGACGGATCCTCCTTATTACTGTTGCCGGAATGGTGAGCCCAGTTCCCCCAGTTCCCTCAGTTCTCATCCACAACTCCACGGTTCAACTGCTAACAACGCCCGTCTTCGACCAGTCCGCCAGCATggtcgttgccgccgtcgcgttCCACTGGATCCCCGTATCCCCAGACCTCAAGCTCCAGACGGCCTCGGTGAACTGGGCCGGCATCCTCGTGctcgtcaccatcatcgtGTACGTCGCCTGCTTCGCCGGCGGTGTCGCCACCATCGCGTGGGTCGGCACGGAGCTCCTCCCGCTCGAGGtccgcgccctcggcaccATGATGAACACCGTCGTCTGCTGGGGCtgcaacatcatcatcgcctcgACCTTCCTGTCCATGATGAAGGGCATGACGCCGAGCGGCGCCTTCGGCTTCTACGCGGGCATCTGCTTCTTCGGCTGGATCTTCTGCATCTTCTGCTATCCCGAGGCCAACGGTCTCCCGCTCGAGGACGTGAGGCAGATTTTCGCCACCGGTTTCGGCGTCAAGAAGGCGAATGAGCTGCAGAGGCTCCGAAAGATGACAGGAGGCTCGGCGTAG
- a CDS encoding NADPH--cytochrome P450 reductase → MPITGTLPEGTLRLINQLAPESLADTAALAATGLLSAAYVLRGYAWDRPDPYEYIWYEKPQQDAAGGSSAASKKSRNIAERLEELGKDVVVFWGSQSGTAEGFANRLARELHQRFHLDAMSADLSDYDAETVAQIPQTKLAVFVLSTYGEGDPSDNTGPFWDWLTKLQGRPLASLRYAAFGLGNSNYRYYNKVVDVVDRALEGCGASRLAPVGRADDAQGATEEDFLAWKDDLYKVLRETLSLQEHEVVHEPSLAVVEDESLEPQDLHVGEPVHLIEGSGKSSANSAIRPLKIKKAYSLFSSPGGGGGGRGCLHLDLDLGGNSQLTYKTGDHLAIWPINPDQEVERLLQVLGLADRRSVPISINALDAAVKVRIPTPTNVETLFRYYLEICAAVPRDAVRGLAQFAPSPGAKEFLLNLGREKENYATFIASNHLTVGKLLELANAADGNHAASAWTGIPLSYLIETLPRSQPRYYSISSSSVVSPKAPSITVAVSDTPLPASPSTAIPGLTTNYLQALSRSLQDSQTTRQTEGMSYALSGPSNALEGGHVYAHIRRSKFKLPMLSSHPLVMVAAGTGLAPFRAFITERLRLQSIGKDVGRMMLFFGCQRPDDDFIYREELEQMERDLDGKLKIVTAFSRQEGSRKVYVQDRVLEFGGEVTGLLEEGASLYMCGRASMAREVGKTLGDVVKESKGWNDAQVKDWSEGLKRNRKWQEDVWG, encoded by the exons ATGCCCATCACGGGAACTCTTCCCGAGGGCACGCTGAGGTTGATCAACCAGCTCGCCCCGGAGTCCCTCGCCGACACAGCTGCTCTCGCCGCGACTGGCCTCTTGTCCGCTGCATATGTCCTGCGCGGATACGCCTGGGACAGGCCCGACCCGTACGAATACATCTGGTACGAGAAGCCACAAcaagacgccgccggcggcagcagcgcggCAAGCAAGAAATCAAGAAACATCGCAGAGAGGCTGGAGGAGCTT GGAAAagatgtcgtcgtcttctggGGCTCGCAGTCGGGCACCGCGGAGGGCTTCGCGAACCGTCTCGCGCGCGAGCTGCACCAGCGCTTCCACCTCGACGCCATGTCGGCCGACCTCTCGGACTACGACGCCGAGACCGTCGCGCAGATCCCGCAGACCAAgctggccgtcttcgtcctctcGACgtacggcgagggcgacccCAGCGACAACACCGGCCCGTTCTGGGACTGGCTCACCAAGCTCCAGGGCAGACCCCTCGCATCGCTGCGGTATGCGGCGTTCGGGCTGGGGAACAGCAACTACAGATACTACaacaaggtcgtcgacgtggTGGATAGGGCTCTAGAAGGTTGCGGCGCCTCCCGTCTGGCGCCCgtcggccgcgccgacgatgcgCAGGGGGCCACGGAGGAGGACTTCCTCGCGTGGAAAGACGACTTATACAAGGTCCTCCGCGAGACCCTCAGTCTCCAGGAACACGAGGTCGTCCACGAGCCCTCGCTGgcggtcgtcgaggacgagtcCCTCGAGCCCCAGGACCTCCACGTCGGCGAGCCGGTGCACCTGATCGAGGGCTCTGGGAAGTCGTCCGCGAACTCGGCCATCAGGCCCCTGAAGATCAAGAAGGCCTACagcctcttctcttcccccggcggcggcggcggcggccgcggctgtctgcacctcgacctcgacctcggcggcaacTCTCAGCTCACCTACAAGACGGGCGACCACCTCGCCATTTGGCCCATCAACCCCGATCAGGAGGTCGAGCGGTTGCTGCaagtcctcggcctcgcagACCGCCGCAGCGTCCCCATCAGTATCAACGCGTTGGACGCGGCCGTCAAGGTCCGGATTCCCACGCCGACCAACGTCGAGACGCTCTTCCGGTATTATCTAGAAATCTGCGCCGCTGTTCCCAGAGACGCCGTTCGCGGACTTGCCCAGTTCGCGCCGTCACCCGGGGCCAAAGAGTTCCTCCTCAACCTGGGACGTGAAAAGGAGAACTATGCTACCTTCATTGCTTCCAACCATCTCACCGTTGGCAAGCTGCTCGAGTTGGCCAACGCGGCCGACGGCAACCATGCGGCATCGGCCTGGACAGGCATCCCGTTATCATACCTCATCGAGACCCTGCCCAGGTCTCAGCCCAGATACTACTCCATCTCTTCTTCCAGCGTCGTCTCTCCCAAGGCCCCGAGCATCACAGTTGCTGTTTCCGATACCCCGCTCCCTGCCTCTCCGTCTACCGCTATCCCCGGCCTCACCACCAACTATCTCCAAGCACTCTCCCGATCCTTGCAGGACTCCCAGACAACACGGCAAACGGAGGGTATGAGCTATGCTTTATCGGGACCGTCAAACGCTCTGGAAGGCGGCCACGTCTACGCCCACATCCGCCGCTCCAAGTTCAAGCTCCCCATGCTGTCTTCGCACCCTCTGGTcatggtcgccgccggcaccggcctgGCGCCGTTCCGGGCCTTCATCACCGAGCGCCTGCGTCTGCAATCCATCGGAAAGGATGTAGGCCGGATGatgctcttcttcggctgCCAGCGtcccgacgacgacttcatcTACAGggaggagctcgagcagATGGAGAGGGATctcgacggcaagctgaaGATCGTCACGGCCTTCTCGCGGCAGGAAGGCTCGAGGAAGGTCTATGTCCAGGACAGGGTTCTGGAgtttggcggcgaggtcacGGGGCTTTTGGAGGAGGGCGCCAGCTTGTACATGTGCGGAAGGGCGAGCATGGCGAGAGAGGTTGGCAAAACTCTGGGCGATGTCGTGAAAGAGAGCAAAGGATGGAACGACGCCCAGGTCAAGGACTGGAGCGAAGGACTGAAGCGGAACCGCAAATGGCAAGAGGATGTTTGGGGTTAG